The Daucus carota subsp. sativus chromosome 2, DH1 v3.0, whole genome shotgun sequence genome includes a window with the following:
- the LOC108206734 gene encoding thioredoxin-like protein Clot: protein MPLKVLEATISSFNGVFDKFKSEAPKNKANFILFLADIDPATSQSWCPDCVRAEPVIYKKLEACSDDVALLKAYVGDRPTWRNPQHPLRNDSQFKLKGVPTLILWEDDVIKGRLEDHEAHVERKIDALLAKN, encoded by the exons ATGCCATTGAAAGTGTTGGAAGCTACAATCTCAAGCTTTAATGGGGTATTCGACAAGTTCAAATCAGAAGCCCCAAAAAACAAAGCTAATTTCATCCTTTTCTTGGCTGATATCGACCCTGCTACTTCTCAGAGCTGGTGCCCTG ATTGTGTGAGAGCTGAACCTGTCATCTACAAGAAGCTGGAAGCATGCTCTGATGATGTAGCACTTTTAAAAGCCTATGTTGGAGATAGGCCCACATGGAGGAACCCTCAGCATCCTCTAAGGAATGACTCACAGTTTAAGCTCAAAGGTGTCCCTACATTAATCCTTTGGGAGGACGATGTGATCAAAGGTCGCCTTGAAGACCACGAGGCTCATGTTGAACGCAAGATTGATGCCCTTCTTGCTAAAAATTAA
- the LOC135150668 gene encoding uncharacterized protein LOC135150668: MDGYVNVNFFWGGEIIKQDNDVLYTLDPKEMMYVKLSSSLEELRNMVFGLMHISRHHWDVKLSVKYPRIGVSNLVSGFFVKSVKSDDDVRRMLSIPERFHLGGDVSLFIEAESIAQPSQHYGGEYGGNYGQTGQTAAGGQVSNYVENYGGSFGGDYGGNYGQSQGMQGWSSGYNYGTIGEYGGGSSNTGRFVVEEVVDEDDLSGRQPSPARQTPKRGAAIALALENQEDDEEYGSERAISSSDDSEWNLSQEDVPESEDFSEVDSDEEREGNMHLQTQALSIHEPRAAWFGSQDYEPVIVSNKDAVMSLGFDPANDELTEGALFATKEVLIAAVKHAHISTDRNFIVEKSSTQVYKVKCVVSNCKWKLRAAKKKSHGLFQITKCPEIHTCLLDRPTQDHRKISAKMIGYVVAPYISQTPQLKVSNIITMVNDEYHHLVSYLKAWRGKMAAMESVYGSWKTTYNELPRFLNVMASTNVGSIVVVEVVPHHKERGTSTFVRAFWCLKAMIDGWQYARPVISIDGTFLKGKYNGKLLVAVGVDSNNHQYPICFALVDEETTENWSWFLRLLRRHVCRDRLGVCIISDRATGILAAMNDEASGFTPPMGYHRFCLHHVRSNFSKAFPGKELKMLMWLAGNTPQIRKYDAYMKKIGELSPQGLRWLLGISPALWTICHDTGHARFGQATTNITESFNGNVRVARHLPVTAMIEFMFYKTVRTVNKERNAVLEGIGEGHELCLRTRNKLEKIAAKANTHRVETFNRGTGLFSVKTQRYMVKGCNKGGNTQVVDITQRTCTCGKWACHRLPCSHLIAACNHNHLNWKQWIGPFHYNSTLLKLWEPMIYPLPATGYWDIDLPVQWRMFGTVVPNEALRKRRRKRGERGQSVRIRTEMDSSRTSHKCGRCKQEGHTRRSKRCPLYNVDPTV; this comes from the exons ATGGACGGTTACGTAAACGTCAATTTCTTCTGGGGAGGTGAAATCATAAAACAAGATAACGATGTTCTCTACACCTTAGATCCGAAAGAAATGATGTATGTGAAATTGAGCAGCTCACTTGAAGAACTACGAAATATGGTGTTCGGGTTGATGCATATAAGTAGGCATCATTGGGATGTCAAGCTTAGTGTGAAATATCCTCGAATCGGGGTTAGTAACCTCGTTTCGGGGTTCTTTGTGAAGTCTGTTAAATCGGACGACGATGTTCGTAGGATGTTAAGTATCCCCGAGAGATTTCACTTGGGTGGAGACGTATCATTGTTTATCGAGGCCGAGAGTATTGCTCAACCCAGCCAACACTATGGAGGCGAGTATGGGGGGAACTATGGACAAACCGGACAAACCGCTGCAGGTGGCCAAGTTTCAAATTATGTTGAAAACTACGGTGGGAGTTTTGGAGGCGATTATGGGGGAAACTATGGACAAAGCCAGGGCATGCAAGGGTGGTCTAGCGGCTACAACTACGGGACGATTGGAGAGTATGGTGGTGGCTCGAGTAATACGGGTCGTTTTGTTGTTGAAGAGGTTGTGGACGAGGACGATTTGAGTGGTAGACAGCCATCACCGGCTCGTCAAACCCCGAAAAGAGGTGCAGCTATAGCTCTTGCACTGGAGAACCAGGAGGATGATGAAGAGTATGGCTCGGAAAGAGCCATAAGCAGCAGTGACGATTCGGAGTGGAATCTATCACAGGAGGATGTTCCGGAAAGTGAAGATTTTTCGGAGGTTGATTCCGATGAAGAAAGAGAGGGAAACATGCACTTGCAAACACAGGCATTGTCTATTCATGAACCTAGAGCTGCATGGTTTGGATCCCAGGATTACGAGCCTGTGATTGTGTCCAACAAGGACGCAGTTATGTCACTCGGGTTTGATCCCGCCAACGATGAGTTAACCGAAGGAGCTCTATTTGCTACCAAGGAAGTGCTCATAGCTGCTGTGAAACATGCACACATAAGTACAGATCGAAATTTCATCGTGGAGAAAAGCTCCACGCAAGTCTACAAAGTTAAATGTGTGGTTTCAAACTGCAAGTGGAAGCTAAGGGCCGCGAAGAAGAAGTCCCACGGCCTTTTTCAAATAACTAAATGTCCAGAGATTCACACATGCCTACTGGATAGACCCACGCAGGACCACCGCAAAATTTCAGCAAAAATGATTGGCTATGTGGTTGCTCCCTAC ATCTCCCAGACCCCTCAATTGAAGGTAAGCAACATCATCACAATGGTCAATGATGAGTACCACCATTTGGTTAGTTACTTGAAAGCATGGAGGGGGAAGATGGCCGCCATGGAAAGCGTTTATGGAAGCTGGAAGACAACCTACAACGAGCTCCCTCGGTTCCTTAATGTCATGGCCAGTACAAATGTCGGAAGTatagttgtggttgaggttgttccaCATCATAAAGAGAGGGGTACATCGACATTTGTTCGTGCATTTTGGTGCCTAAAAGCAATGATTGATGGTTGGCAGTATGCACGGCCAGTTATTTCCATTGATGGTACATTTCTTAAGGGAAAGTATAATGGGAAATTGCTGGTCGCGGTGGGAGTCGACTCTAATAACCACCAATATCCCATATGCTTCGCCCTTGTTGATGAGGAAACAACTGAAAATTGGTCTTGGTTTCTACGTCTTTTACGTAGACATGTATGCCGAGATAGATTGGGGGTTTGTATTATATCTGACCGTGCGACGGGGATCCTTGCTGCAATGAATGACGAAGCGAGTGGTTTTACCCCGCCGATGGGCTATCACAGATTCTGCCTCCATCATGTTAGGAGCAACTTCTCCAAGGCATTCCCGGGAAAGGAGCTTAAAATGTTAATGTGGCTAGCCGGCAATACGCCACAGATTAGGAAATATGATGCCTACATGAAGAAGATTGGAGAGCTTTCGCCTCAAGGCTTGAGGTGGTTGCTAGGGATAAGTCCAGCCCTCTGGACTATTTGTCATGACACAGGCCACGCTCGTTTCGGCCAAGCTACCACAAACATCACGGAGAGCTTTAATGGTAACGTGCGCGTGGCTCGGCACCTACCTGTGACCGCAAtgattgaattcatgttttataAAACTGTTAGGACGGTCAATAAGGAGAGGAACGCAGTGCTTGAGGGCATTGGGGAGGGTCATGAACTTTGTCTAAGGACGAGAAATAAGTTGGAGAAGATTGCAGCCAAAGCTAACACACACCGGGTCGAGACATTTAATAGAGGAACCGGTTTGTTCTCCGTAAAGACGCAAAGGTACATGGTAAAAGGGTGCAATAAGGGCGGGAACACGCAGGTGGTTGACATAACTCAGCGTACATGCACTTGCGGGAAATGGGCTTGCCACCGCCTACCGTGTTCACATTTGATTGCTGCTTGCAACCACAATCACTTAAACTGGAAACAGTGGATTGGCCCCTTCCACTACAACTCTACTTTGTTGAAATTGTGGGAGCCAATGATATATCCATTACCAGCAACTGGGTATTGGGATATTGATTTGCCAGTGCAATGGAGAATGTTTGGAACTGTGGTACCGAACGAGGCCTTGCGAAAGAGAAGGCGTAAACGAGGAGAAAGGGGTCAATCCGTCAGAATACGCACGGAGATGGACAGTTCCCGTACAAGTCACAAATGTGGCCGCTGCAAGCAAGAAGGACACACTAGACGTAGTAAAAGGTGTCCATTGTACAATGTTGACCCTACTGTGTAA